From Cryptococcus neoformans var. grubii H99 chromosome 6, complete sequence:
TCTCGCAATCGTCCATGGCTTTTTTGTCCAGTACACCAAAACTACGTTGTCGCTGTGTCCCCGGCGGATATATAAAAACAGCGATCAACCTCGTGGACAATTACTTATTAGCGAAAAATGCAAACAACTCCGACTTTGAAGCCGTATTTGCAAGAATGCACTATACTAGGTTCGAACAACTACCTCCCCTCTACCCCAAGTTTATCCACTGCTTTCGCGTAGGTGTAGCGGTGCCAGTATCCTCTTAGAGATTGACAACACCTTATGCTATGTTTCGTGCGCTCGGTAGTTTGTCTACAATTGTACTTGGAGCACAATGTTTTGAGGTGTTTTGGACAAGTAGAAGGTTCGAGAAGACTAAGCTGGGCAAGAGATGAACATTGTTAGCCAGCGAGACGTCTCGCCAGCGTGACGGTAAACTGGTTTAAACATTACAAGGATTTCATGTGAAACTATTGTGAGGGGCAAAGAAGCTATCAAATATACTCTGCTGGTCTGCATCCAAAGGCCAGTAACTGATAAGATCATCTGGAAGGGTGAAGACCGTATCGTCATAACCTGTCTGCCTTATGGCTTCAAATGCAGGCTGAGAAATCGAGCTACTGATTAATGAGGAAGCAAATAGCAATTCAGAGCCACTTTTGTCCACTGGTTTTTCTGCACGACTGACAACATCAATTTTGGGCGGATTTGGACCGTTGATTTGTGGATTAGGCTGTGGTGCAGTGTTTGTTCTCGCCCGAGAGGGGTAGGATGCTGTGGGCGATCCACCCCGAAAAATGTGATGGTCCGGTTTTCGGTCAACCGTTGATTGCATGAAGAGATCGATTCGGGCGATATGCTTAAGAAGCCGCTCGCTGATCCCCCCTCGGGGGATAAAAGGAGTCTCGAGACAGGCAAGTAAGTTTGCGAATGACAAACTGTTCGGTCAGCTTTGTTAGGACAATAAGCGCGGCTGGACAGACAGAGCTTACAGGATCTGGCGGATATGAAGGTACGTGTGGATGGTCAGAGGACCCTGTACCACGCTCCCCAAAAGACTGCCGACCGCCGATAGCTGATGAAGCTATAAAGGATGGCGGTCAGTAACGGGTGAAGCGCTTGCTCTAATAAAAGCAAGCCGACGTACGAATGGCGCGCTGATCAACTGCATGTACGCTGTGGGTATATTCGCCAGAACGTCCAGCAGCTCGCCTGCGATCTGACATCGATCTGCCATACTCATTGGCTGGCAGCAAGCGATTGCCATCCGAACAGCCTTTCCTCTGTCAGCAACTTGAACCTGGATTGCAAAGGTATATTTTCGGCGTCAACTGACCTGTAGCGTGACGCTCAAATTCGCCGCTTGAAAGCTACAGACATTGTCGACAAAATCTCCCGTCAATGGCTTCGTCTCCTTGAACACCGATGGCAACGCGTCGTATCTATCCCTGATGACTGGCCAAGACTCGATGACGGAAAGCGCAGGACGGCCAAATGGAATTGGTAGATCTGGTGGCCTATGTGGGGCGGCCCGTTGATTTTGATAGGCTGCAGCATCCATTATCTTCTCCATGGCGCGGTACAAATCGGTCACAGTATTCCACCCCTGTATCCAGTTCACGGTATCCAGCTCGCCTGCCAACGTAGGCGATAGAGATAAGGCGTCGTCCAGTCGGTGATCTGGGTATGAGACGAAGCTCTGGCAGCTTCGATGACGGATCACACTGCCCCAAACGGATGACGCGAAGACATCGAGCGTATATATTGACCAGTACTACTCCGTCCGTCACCATTTTCCCCACTGAAGCAAGGCAGATAGATACGCACCAAACACCTCCTCTCCTGTACTTCCCATTTTTCCAGCCCCTCCGGCCACTGTGACTCATCGTGAAAGGCCAATTGCGCCGACATCCCATGATACTGCCCGAGCATGATCTGCAGTTGGTCGAAATCCCCATTCTGTATACCCAGAATCGCCAGTAAAGCTGTTGCTCTCAAATCGTCAAATTCCGGTTCGCTAACTGAGGCGCGCGAGGATATGCTAGACAAAGCGGCGCTTCGGAGGCCGTGGACGTTCGATAGTATCGCTATATCGGTGATTGCGCTTGAGTCTGACTGGCTGGAAGGTGGGGACCAGACCTTGAGTAGCTCGTTGCATGCTCCATCGCGCAGACGCGCTGCTGCCACCGCACAGACGGCCAAAACGGATGCTTGGAAGGATCTATCGTTATCCTGACGGCGCGCCTTGACGTGATCAATGAAGGTTGGCCAGTGAAAGAAGCAATACCTGCGGAACATTCAGCTGATGATCATCAGTTGGGAAGTCTACGAAGTTACACTGGATAGACGGTCATCCGGTACACCTCCGCAAGCTGCAGGGTGGTGTCAAGATCTATGTTGGTGGTAGCTATCCGTTCGCTGGTAATGCTTGCACGAATGGATGGCGGAGCTGGCTGTAGTGGTGCATTTTTTGGAGGAGCCTGAAGAGGGCATTAGCAAAATGCAACCTGGAATGACTTCTTAACCCAccccccttcttccttgagGTCGATCGTACGTGCATTTTTGCCCGTAATCAATGCACGGCTGACATAACGGTGGGGTCTCTGAGGGCGAACACTGATAGACTGATCAATCGCCATCCGCAGCTCCAAATCGGTAATTTCCTCACCTTATTCCCGAGT
This genomic window contains:
- a CDS encoding fungal specific transcription factor, with the protein product MIGSKRKRVSRACDRCHKLGNKCSPSETPPLCQPCIDYGQKCTYDRPQGRRGAPPKNAPLQPAPPSIRASITSERIATTNIDLDTTLQLAEVYRMTVYPVYCFFHWPTFIDHVKARRQDNDRSFQASVLAVCAVAAARLRDGACNELLKVWSPPSSQSDSSAITDIAILSNVHGLRSAALSSISSRASVSEPEFDDLRATALLAILGIQNGDFDQLQIMLGQYHGMSAQLAFHDESQWPEGLEKWEVQERRCLYWSIYTLDVFASSVWGSVIRHRSCQSFVSYPDHRLDDALSLSPTLAGELDTVNWIQGWNTVTDLYRAMEKIMDAAAYQNQRAAPHRPPDLPIPFGRPALSVIESWPVIRDRYDALPSVFKETKPLTGDFVDNVCSFQAANLSVTLQAVRMAIACCQPMSMADRCQIAGELLDVLANIPTAYMQLISAPFLHQLSAVGSLLGSVVQGPLTIHTYLHIRQILLSFANLLACLETPFIPRGGISERLLKHIARIDLFMQSTVDRKPDHHIFRGGSPTASYPSRARTNTAPQPNPQINGPNPPKIDVVSRAEKPVDKSGSELLFASSLISSSISQPAFEAIRQTGYDDTVFTLPDDLISYWPLDADQQSIFDSFFAPHNSFT